Proteins from one candidate division KSB1 bacterium genomic window:
- the rplJ gene encoding 50S ribosomal protein L10, with product MPRPEKIQKVEELAELLESSQGIYLTDYSGLTVEEITELRRAFHNADVSYLVIKNTLARRSCEKAGLTGFNSYLTGPNAIAVAKGDPAAPARVIADFLKEHEEKGKPAIKGAVLEGQLLSAEETTKIKDIPPREVLLSQVVSAVSSPLTGFVGGLQGILRQLVGTIDAVKRSKEENDL from the coding sequence ATGCCACGACCAGAAAAAATTCAAAAAGTTGAAGAGTTGGCCGAACTTCTCGAGTCTTCTCAAGGAATTTATTTGACCGACTATTCAGGGCTGACTGTTGAAGAGATTACCGAGCTAAGACGCGCGTTTCACAATGCCGATGTCTCTTATTTGGTCATAAAAAATACATTGGCGCGGCGATCTTGTGAAAAAGCGGGTTTGACGGGCTTTAATTCCTATCTGACCGGCCCCAATGCTATAGCTGTAGCCAAAGGTGATCCGGCTGCTCCGGCTCGTGTAATAGCCGATTTTTTGAAAGAACATGAAGAAAAAGGCAAGCCGGCTATCAAAGGAGCTGTTCTTGAAGGACAACTTTTGAGTGCCGAAGAAACGACCAAGATCAAAGACATCCCTCCGCGCGAGGTATTGTTGAGTCAGGTCGTCTCAGCGGTCTCTTCACCCCTGACAGGGTTTGTTGGCGGATTGCAAGGCATCTTGCGTCAATTAGTCGGCACAATCGATGCTGTTAAACGGTCTAAAGAAGAAAACGATTTATAA
- the rplL gene encoding 50S ribosomal protein L7/L12: MPEEKDVKVEEKVDIDDPKIEEILTSIEEMSVLQLSRLVKALEDRFGVTAAAPVMAGAMPGAAAGGGEAAVEEQTEFDVVLKSAGAKKIQVIKEVRSITNLGLKEAKELVDGAPNDVKKGVTKEEAEEIKTKLEEAGAEIEIK; this comes from the coding sequence ATGCCCGAAGAAAAAGATGTCAAAGTTGAAGAAAAAGTCGATATCGATGATCCAAAGATTGAAGAGATCTTAACGTCCATCGAAGAAATGAGCGTTCTGCAGCTTTCGCGGCTTGTCAAGGCGCTTGAGGACAGATTCGGTGTAACTGCTGCTGCTCCTGTGATGGCCGGCGCAATGCCTGGCGCTGCGGCCGGCGGCGGTGAAGCTGCTGTTGAAGAACAAACTGAATTTGATGTTGTCTTGAAATCAGCCGGCGCCAAAAAGATTCAGGTGATCAAAGAAGTCCGCAGTATCACAAACTTGGGTCTGAAAGAAGCCAAAGAGCTTGTCGATGGCGCCCCTAATGATGTTAAAAAAGGCGTGACCAAAGAAGAAGCTGAGGAGATCAAGACCAAGCTCGAAGAAGCTGGCGCTGAGATTGAAATCAAGTAA
- the rplK gene encoding 50S ribosomal protein L11, translating into MAKKIIGNIKLQIPAGSANPSPPVGPALGQHGVNIMEFCKAFNAKTQDQQGLIIPVIITVYQDHTFSFITKTPPAAVLIKKAIGLDKGSGEPNREKVGKITKAQIKEIAEIKRPDLNANEVEMAMRQIEGTARSMGVIVEG; encoded by the coding sequence ATGGCAAAGAAAATAATTGGAAACATCAAACTGCAAATTCCTGCAGGAAGTGCAAATCCTTCACCTCCTGTCGGCCCTGCTTTGGGTCAGCATGGCGTAAACATTATGGAGTTTTGTAAAGCGTTTAACGCCAAAACCCAAGACCAGCAGGGTCTGATCATACCGGTTATCATTACGGTATATCAGGATCATACCTTTAGTTTTATCACAAAGACGCCGCCTGCGGCTGTTTTGATTAAAAAGGCAATAGGTCTGGATAAAGGCTCTGGTGAACCGAATCGTGAAAAAGTCGGCAAAATCACCAAAGCACAAATCAAAGAAATTGCTGAAATTAAACGGCCTGATCTGAATGCGAATGAAGTGGAAATGGCGATGCGTCAAATTGAAGGTACGGCCCGAAGCATGGGCGTCATTGTTGAAGGATAA
- the rplA gene encoding 50S ribosomal protein L1, whose product MKRSRRYKENLEKVDREKIYSLKEAITLVQETANAGFDESVEVDVRLGVDPRKADQNIRGTVVLPAGTGKTIRVLVLTSTDKEQEAKDAGADHVGADDLVEKIQGGWLDFDVVITTPDMMPKVGKLGKVLGPRGLMPNPKSGTVTQNVGSAVEEAKAGKIDFRVDRYGIVHTSIGKRSFSEESLTQNIRAFLNVINRLRPVSTKGVYIKNITLASTMGPGIKVDKNSIIDVT is encoded by the coding sequence ATGAAGCGAAGCAGAAGATATAAAGAAAATCTGGAAAAGGTTGATCGTGAAAAAATTTACAGCCTTAAAGAAGCGATCACTCTAGTCCAGGAGACAGCCAATGCGGGTTTTGATGAAAGTGTAGAAGTTGATGTGCGTCTGGGAGTAGACCCGCGTAAAGCCGATCAAAATATCCGCGGTACAGTGGTGTTGCCTGCCGGTACCGGAAAAACCATACGGGTATTGGTGTTGACATCAACGGACAAGGAGCAGGAAGCCAAAGATGCCGGCGCTGATCATGTTGGGGCTGACGATCTTGTTGAAAAAATACAAGGCGGCTGGCTCGATTTTGATGTGGTTATCACCACTCCTGATATGATGCCCAAAGTCGGAAAGTTGGGCAAAGTCCTTGGTCCGCGTGGTTTAATGCCGAATCCGAAAAGCGGAACTGTGACCCAAAACGTCGGATCGGCTGTAGAAGAAGCCAAAGCTGGAAAAATTGACTTTCGGGTGGATCGATACGGAATCGTTCATACCTCAATTGGGAAACGTTCTTTCTCTGAAGAAAGTCTGACTCAAAATATTCGTGCTTTTTTAAACGTTATCAATCGTTTGCGCCCGGTTTCCACGAAAGGGGTTTATATCAAAAATATAACCCTGGCAAGCACAATGGGGCCCGGCATTAAGGTTGATAAAAATTCGATTATCGATGTAACATAA